TTCATTATTCCTAGATTGGAGCAAATACATGTTTGAGGGCTTTGAACCACTGCAGCTTTCATCAACCCTGGCATTGGGCTCTTGTGAAGGGTGAAGATGACAGACAATGATTGTTGCAAGGCAGGAGCAGAACTTAAAAAGCTTTCTTGTGGAATTGCTATCTTCCAGCCTGTCCGCATGGCTACCTACTGTGGCCATTCTCTCCCTAAGTTGTTGGTCACCCTGTACCAGTTAAACACAACCTCCAGTCTTACCTGAAATTGCTTACAGTGTGTGTGTGCCTCAGTAGTTGCTTCATTCTTATTCTAAAGTTTCTGGGATTAGCTTTTTGGGGGAGCAAGAAAAGCCAGAAGCCCATGCTGGTTCACCACCTTGGCAGAGTAGtgctttttacttaaaattagcAGAAATAGAAAGGTGATATCTTCAagggtttgttttttatttctaataatattaaATAGTGACTGACTAAGTGCATTATTTGATTCACAAAAGTTTGTGGCAGGAAATTCTAACCTGGATTTTGTATCTGTTGCATAGATTCCCTAAAGTTAGGTACATTTTAAGTGTGAACATTTATTATTAGAGAGGTTTAATCATTCTTTAGGAGACTGAAAACCTAGTGTGTATAACCTGTTAAAGATCAGTGCCCCCTATTCACAGTagcagacatggaatcaacctaaatgcccatcattgaCAGATCTGATACAGAAAATGTATACATCacgtaatactatgcagccatacaaagaacgagatcatgtcttttgtgggaacatggatggagctagaggctattatccttagcaaacaaacacatgaacagagaaccaaataccacacgttcttacttataagtaggagctaaatgatgagaactcatgaacacaaagaaggaaacaacggACACTGGGGTTACTTGAGGGtggagtgtgggaggagggagaggagcagaaaattaagtattgggtactgggcttaatacctgggtgataaaataatctgtacagcaaaccttCACATATCCCCATATTTTagggtatacatatatatatagggtatacacatatattttaggttgacctaaaataaaaattaaaatagtgctTCACAGTGCATTGTATGGTGTATGTATTTTATCTCATCAaagctgttatttatttttgagacagggtccaggctggagtgcagtggtggtgcaatcttgctCAATTTGGCCTCGacatcccaggctcaggtgatcctctcatcttagccttccaagtagctgggaccacaggcatgcaccaccacacccagctaatttttgtattttttgtagagacagggttttgccgtgttgcccaggctggtcttgaacttttgggctcaagcagtccacccgcctcggcttcccaaggtgctgggactacagttgtgagccatagcacctggcctaaagctgttattttaaaaatacatgtctCCTCTTTATAGTATGTTACACTCTTATTTAATAATGTGATTACTAATTCCTAATTAAATATGGAGACTAAAATATAATAATGGTGTGTGGAATCTTGTCCTTTTACCTGATATACATATGCTCCCCTCTTTTTCCTAATAACTAGTATAGGTGagatatatgtaaaagaaaaatccaaggtAATCATTATTCTCAGAATTAAAATGGTTAGTCCATGACTTCAGCAATGACAAGTCCAGCACTTAACTTGGGTAAAGATTGAGGGTTGACAAtatgatttacattttcttcatcaatttACCTAGTTACATTTCTACTTTTGAAATATAGCCAGTGGgtcaatatatttatatctatttgatttttatttactttgactCCACCTTTTGCTTCAGATAAAAAACCTATCATTCACTAACTCCAATGCTTCAGTTTCAATATGACAAAAGAAGTGTGACTTCCGTTTTAGTGTGATGCTATGTAACTGATTTCTAACCTTTCAGCCTGCCTAGGGTAGTTAAAAGACGAGTGAATGCTCTCAAAAACCTGCAAGTTAAATGTGCACAGATAGAAGCCAAATTCTATGAGGAAGTTCACGATCTTGAAAGGAAGTATGCTGTTCTCTATCAGCCTCTGTTTGATAAGGTAATGCTTTCTCCTACTTTGTTTAATTTAACATTCTAGAAGATGAAGTCTGGAAATATAAGCAGACTTGGAAGAGGTTAGTCTTTAGAACTCTCACTGAAATTTTTATTAGAGGCACTTGGAGGAACTATCAATAATAGAGTTGTGGTAtgcatttgttaaatttataagaCTTCTTAGTGAGAAACCGCTGGTTTTACCTTGGATGCCAGTGATTTtatacagcctttttttttttaaatcattttagcGATTTGAGATTATTAATGCAATTTATGAACCTACGGAAGAAGAATGTGAATGGAAACCAGATGAAGAAGATGAGATTTCGGTTGGTACCAACTTTATTTTAGTATGTTTTATAGATGGTAAAATCTTAGGACTTGTCAGAAATGTTAGCATTTAATGATGGAGTACAATATTATATAActagttgtatttttttcattttttaattttacatcttatatttttctaatactttatattaaaaaaaacagtCATACAAGATTGTAATTTGCATGGCAATAAGCAGTGGTTTCATGGActctaagtttctttctttctttttttttttttttttttttgaggcggagtttcgctctgtcgcccgggctggagtgctgtggcatgatctaggctcactgcaagctccgcctcccgggttcacgccattctcctgcctcagcctcctgagtagctgggactacaggcgcctgccaccacacccggctaattttttgtgtgtatttttagtagagatggggtttcaccgtgttagccaggatggtctcgatctcctgacctcgtgatccgcccacctcggcctcccaaagtgccgggattacaagcgtgagccaccgcgcccagccggattCTAAGTTTCTTAAAAGTGTCCACAGCATTAACACCACAagtcttctttccaatttggagcACCTGACTTAAAGTTTAAATTCATCTAATGCATCATTAAAAAACTGTCATTTTCTCTTGTGAGAAGACATATTTCAATTGCTATTTCCAGGACTGTATATTGAGCATGGgtgtacattatttttaattggttaGCAGAATTTTACTCATGTAATTTATGGCCAGAATAAGAACCTCTAGCATCTCTGAATGGCCTTCCACTCAGAATGATGACGATAAATGTCTAAGATGTATCTGGTGTGCCCCCACTTGACATTACCAAACATGTTTCCAAATAATCTTAGAAAATATGATTCTTTAAACATATATGCAAACCACATCTTTAAACATAAACATACCACACAGTGTGCACCATCAGTTCCTTAACCATTTTCCAATTGTTCATTTAtaacatttacaattttttattataaatcataTTGTGAAGAATACTTTCATCCATAAGTTTATTGCAAGGCTTATTGTTTCCTCTAATGTCTTCTAATGTCAAAGAAGTAGCTTATTGGTTCAAACAGTGCACATACATGGTTTTAAGGCTTTTAGTATACTTTACCAAATAATCTCCAGAATAGCTCGAACACCTCCTACCAACAGTATGTTATTGTGCCCATAGGGTGGACTTCATAACAACGAAGCAGATTCAACCACAAATATGTTAGATTCTCACCCATCTCAAAACTATCACATCAAAGAAGCAAGGAGACATATTATTGTGAGGGAgccaaattcaatttcttttaaaaaatcactcagcTTTAGGTcaataaaataatcaacaaaaatgCTCCCCACAAAAAGTCTGCTgggtttttcaaaaaataaaaagagagaaagagaaaggccaggcacagtggctcatgcctgtaatcccagcactttgggaggcccagggggccaatcatgaggtcaggagtttgagaccagcctggcaaacacggtgaaaccctgtctctactaaaaatacaaattattagctgggcgtggaggcaggcgtctgtaatcccacctactcaggaggctgaggcaggagaatcacttgaacccgggaggcagaggttgcagtgagccaagatcacgccactgcactacggcccaggcaacagtgctagactccgtctcaaaaaaaaaaaaagtcaataccAGATGaccaaaattttttatttaactaaATTGTATTCATGCATGAGCATGATAGTCTCTCCTGTTTATTTGACTTTGGCAATAAAAACAAGCAGCCTTGTACAGAACAGTGAAAATGCCGAGGATGAGGGCAATCTACAGTTTTActgtagaaaatatatatatatatgtttataaaggCCTCTCTCCCTTTGGCCATATCAACTCTCAACTCTAAGTTCAGTCCATTAACTACAGACAGATTTTCAAATTCACTTCTCCAAGATCTTCGATGCTGTCCGTCATCATGTACTTCTGGCCATTTTTCCTGAATGACATCAGTTATGTCATCTGTAAAGTCTCCTTGAATGATAATTTCATCCTCCCCTGTTACTGAGGCACCACAGGAGAATTTTTGAGCAATAAATCTTTGTGTGTTTTAAGATCAATTTCAAAAGTTACAAGGCCACACACTCTTGTCACAAATTTCTTTGCTCTGGGAATTTTGGCTATAGTAATCTTTTGTGGTGtggtctttgttttttgttttatttgacccCTTCCacctctcttctgttttttcttctcctcttcttcccctgctGTTCCTTGACCCTGACTAATTCCAACTTCTTGTTTGGGTGAATTTTCTACAGTAAGTTTTGcaaattcatttggaaaattctTCTCTAATCATTGTCTACATTTAGCAACATCAGGCATATATTCATAGTACTCTGTTGGTAATGAACAAACTCCACAATAAAAGACTCGAAGTGGGTAATCGGCATCTAACTTGGCACTGTTCCTTGGGTCTCCTTTGCAATCAGCCCTGCTGGATTCAGAAATGTCAGCAGCCATTGCACAAACCCAGGTGGTCTCACAGGCCCTGCCCACTCCACTCCCGCTGCTATTGCCAGCTGAACCGACAAATGCAACTGTCTCCCTGGTCAGGGCTGCCCTAGAGCATCAGTTGTATTTTTATACCtaggaaatatttttcctttttgtaagaaTGATAATGCAGATCAGCTATTATTCATGCTGGCACCACCATCTGTACTCAAAAAGTCATTATTCCCttacattttatagttttgtttaagagacagggacttgctgtgttgcccaggctggagtgcactggcatgatcttggctctctgcagctcacttctgggcccaagctattctcccacctcagcctcccaagttgctaggactatctgaagctaccatgcccagcttaatctctacatttttttgtagaggcagagtcttctcgcccaggctggttttggactcctggcttcaagcaactttgcaccttagcctcccaaactgttgggattatgggcgtgaaccattgagccactgtgcccagcctatttttatagtttttttgagtctcactctgttgcccaggctggagtgcagtctcggctcattgtaacctccacctcctgggttcaagcaattctcctgcctcctcctcccagtaactggatgacaggcatgcaccaccatgcctaattttttgtacttttggtagaggtgggatttggtcatgttggccagactggtctccaactcctaacgttaagtgatccacacgcctcagcctcccagagtgctgggattacaggtgtgagccaccatgcccggctaacagTTTTTAGTTTGTAGAttcattatatactttttttttgaacttCATGATAGGCTGAGGATTGTTGCCATTTTCAAGTGAAGACATGGAGGCTTCTAAGTGACCTGCCCACAATCAATAATGGCAGAGCTGTGACACACATTCAGTGCTGTGTTAAGTGATCAACTCTCTAGTGTTGCTATTTTATGTTGTTTGGTAGAGAATATAATGTGTTGATTAATAACACCATGGGGTGAGGCATTGGACCAAGTTAGtatttctgttgcttttcttATTTACTATGCTTAagtcttcatttttaattagattttaaattttttttttttttttttttttttttttttttaactaaaatggTTTTTCCTACAGATCTTGGTCACTTTAATGGCTCTCTTTGGAGGGGTGTGGTAGCAGTAATTTTGATGGGATTAATTGAGGTTTGTTATGGACAATGGCAGTGTTTACACAGATAGACTAGAACTTTGAAGGTAATATCTGGTGACTGTGCGTTTTGGTTTTTATACCTTTGTTACTTTATCAAGAGGTCTAATCTATGTATTACATAATGTTTGCTGTCACTTATCAAGGAGGAGTTGAAAGAAAAGGCCAAGATCGAAGATGagaaaaaggatgaagaaaaagaagacccCAAAGGAATTCCTGAATTTTGGTTAActgtttttaagaatgttgacttGCTCAGTGATATGGTTCAGGTAATTTTATTCATAAACGTACCAGTTTACTTTGAAGGGTAAACGTTTGAAGTTTAAATGGCTGTGATGACTCTTCTCTTCAGTGTTGATCTTTCTAGAATGATTGCTTACTTTTTAAACAGTTAATATCTGTAGAAGGGAAATTATAGCTTTTATTAATGTAATCAAATAAattacagtttattttaaaaaatgagataatgaaatGGTTCCATTGATAATTGCTCATTGTCGACTGGTGTTTTCTCATTACCCTGTGCCTTCTGTCTTTACATACTTAGTATGGAAGTATGATGGGAAAGTTCTTACAGCTGCAATTATACAATTCCCTTAACTCTTCCAggagaaatttgcattttaaaagaaagctaTAAAGATGTTAAACTCATTCACAGTGGTTACATTCTCTGGCAAACCATAATAGTTGTCACCTTTGGGAAACTTTGCTTCAGGCATTTCTTGAGTGAGCCCCTACCCCTACCATCTACATTGTAGTAGTACATGTTGCCCTGTCTTGTCATTGTTGGAAGTtacatggagaaaaggaaatgatttcCACATAATTACTACTTATCACAATTCTACTTTAGCAAAGTGGAAAAGGAACGACCAGGAGGAAGGGGACAAGCAGCTGGAAAAGGCAGCAGTTATAATCAGGAAACATTTTTGAAGCAGATATGCCTTATTTagacttgatttttaatttttcagcctATATAATGATTTAGTTGTCTATTTGGACACTTTTTCTCTACCAGTGGCAGTAGAACTACAGTATAAATTAGCTTTAGTATAAGCCATAACCTGGAGAGTAAGTCTGAAGGTTCGTAATTGCTGtacaaaactactttaaaatatattatgtctcAGTCAGCTAGTGTCTGTGTAGTAATAGAACACAATCCTCAAATGCCATgttactcatttttattatttttttttaatttgaaggaaCATGATGAACCTATTCTGAAACACTTGAAAGATATTAAAGTGAAATTCTCAGATGCTGGCCAGCCTATGGTAAGAggactttgaaatatttataatcttGTAACATGCTTACAGGTAGATaaatagaaacttttaaaaagataacattcAAGGGTAAGGTTGGTGCTCTTGGTTGTAGTGAATAAATATTTGGATGCTGCTAATTGTGAGGCAGTAtttattccttttcctctttctgaacATAAACTGTGTTTGAAACACAGATGATCCTTGTTCTTGGATAAGTGGATAAAAATAATGCCAAGGGAACGTGAATAAGTACTTTTTCTGCATTAATGAACTTGGGAATTACATGAAACTGATGTTAGAGGACAGATCAGCAAATAACCTGTCCACCAAACCACCAGTATTAATGTCAACTATGGGCAAAACTACTAAGAATATAGGCTGTAGATGCTTAAGGTTGGGCTTTTTCTGTGTTAAGTTCACGTTTAGTATGCTATTTAAAAGCCTGATTCCTCCGGTAGTTGGGGAGTAAGGGAGACAACATGGTCACTTTATTCAGGTGTGCCTAGCCTGTTGTGTAAACATGTTAATTATTTAGTAGTTGTAAATTGAAACTAAGCTTTATTCAGTTCAATTTGTACCTCATTTtgattttaacataatttttttgattttagcAAATAATTTGCTAAAGAATAATTTGGGGCTTATCTGACAGTCTGTTCCATTCTTAAATAtttcagggctgggcgcggtggctcacgcctgtaatcccagcactttgggaggccgaggcgggtggatcacttgaggtcagcctgtccaacctggtgaaaccctgtctgtactaaaaatacaaaaattaactgggtgtggtggcatacacctgtaatcccagataatTGGGAGGATGGGGCACAAGAATTACTTTAATCTAGaaggtacaggttgcagtgagctgaaattgttccattgcactcccgcctgggcaacaatgcaagactcggtctcaaaaagaaaaagattgtatttcagagtagaaaaaaaattaccatttagaatattatatatgtttataaaaaaaCACCGATTAAGCTGTATTTACTAAAGTATTGAAATGTATGAGGTAGGTATTTAACTGATTTTTATGCTTCCTCTCCCCAGAGTTTTGTCTTAGAATTTCACTTTGAACCCAatgaatattttacaaatgaagtgCTGACAAAGACATATAGGATGAGGTCAGAACCAGATGATTCTGATCCCTTTTCTTTTGATGGACCAGAAATTATGGGTTGTACAGGGTGAGTTTAATTTTACTAccttaacaaaattttttttctgtttttgttatacTTGATTGGTATACTCGGTTATTTTCAGTTTGATATATGTACATAGTCTGTCTCTGAACATTTTGGTAATATGTTTTCTGAAAAGTTCTTATCAATTTTCCTGTAATTCTCCTTGGGCCCATGACTGTCTCACATATATTTCTGCAAAGGAATGCTTCTTTAAATTATACTATGTATTTATGCTAgttgtaaatatgtttattttaagtatttgattagaaataaaatttttcccTTTATACTGCTATAGAAAACATTTGAAGCAATTCACCCTTCTAAAATTTGAAATCTAAATAGAACATTTACTTCTAAAAGTTCAGCAGTTGAAAGATTGTCAATTGtaatagatttttcttctttgttttgcaAGGTGCCAGATAgattggaaaaaaggaaagaatgtcaCTTTGAAAACCATTAAGAAGAAGCAGAAACACAAGGGACGTGGGACAGTTCGTACTGTGACTAAAACAGTTTCCAATGactctttctttaatttttttgcccCTCCTGAAGGTAAATAATGTTTTAGCTTGAGTATTAGTGGTTATTTTATAATAAGCATTGTTTAGCTTCTTATTcattgtaatttcttttctcaattttGCAGTTCCTGAGAGTGGAGATCTGGTAAGTtgaattgttatttatttattgaattgttAACTATATTTGAAATTAAAGCACCGAATTTCAAGTGGAGAGTGGGATGGTTGTTACATTGAGTTCTGAGGCCTACAATGCATGGGGCAGACATTTTGGATCTGAAAAATAATTCCATTCAGAATGATATCAGTGCCTCTACTGAGAAGCACTGAGATAAAAAgcttaaggttttcttttcttttgaaacttaCAAAGCTGTGAGagatttaaccttttttttttttttttttttttgagacggagtctcactctgttgcccaggctgaagtgcagtggccagatctcagctcactgcaagctccgcctcccgggtttacaccattctcctgtctcagcctcccgagtagctgggactataggcgcccgccacctcgcccggctagttttttgtattttttagtagagacggggtttcaccgtgttagccaagatggtctcaatctcctgacctcgtgatccgcccgtctcggccgcccaaagtgctgggactacaggcttgagtcaccgcgcccggccgagatttaacttttcaaaactaTTGTCTTCCTTAGTAAAACCAGAATGTATTAAGTCATTTATACTGTTATATTCCTAACTACATTATGGTTAGAATGCATTCCTGAATTTGTTACCCCAATGTAAATATGATTTCATATTGTGACTATGTATGTTCATATATATGGCATATGGCAGAGAACCATGAAATGTTCCTGCCATATAGCCTGAACTGAGGAACAACCTTAAAGAAAGTCTATACACGCAAGGTATGGCAGGTATGttttgaatttggttttcttctGGGCAtggttttgaatttaaattaACTGAGATAGTTTAAATAGTTTGTCCGTATATGGAATTAGAAATTAACCTTAACTGAATACTTTTGAATTGGAATACTCTTGGCTAAGGCTTAGAACAAATCTGTAAAAGGCAAAAGTAAGTATTTCTGGCTTGGCTTACAggacaaaaaaagagaacataaagCAGTGTTGAGTTTCAGGtgagaaaaactactttaagtaGTAAGATAGAGCATCACACTATTTTCGTATCAGTGGATGTGTTGGAGTTTGTGttcaagttctattttttttttttgttactaaaTATTGATGATGACAAAACAGTCTAGTTATGGATAGAAAACCTCCACCTGTGGTTTGaattcctccccaccccctttttggacttttttatttattagattATGTTGTTGACTCAAACATTCATGGAATTCACAGAGGGCATGCTCATTGTTTAGTATCATAGAACTTAAAGtgggattatttattttattattattattattattattattattgagatgaaatactgctctgtcgtccagactggagtgcagtggcgcaatctccactcatcggaacctctgtctcctgggttcaggcagttctcctgtctccacctcccgagtagctgggattacaggcgcacaccactgaacctgctaattttttgtatttttagtagagatggggtttcactgtgttggccaggttggtcttgaactcctgacctcaggtaatccgcctgccttggcctcccaaagtgctaggattacaggcgctagccaccacgccctgccaaagtggaattattttaattgtaaataaTGTCAGACCCACTTTTACCCTGTGCTTTGCCATTAAATAGAAGTCCTAAGCCAGGTACAGCttcaggcacctgtagtcccagtggctccggtggcagaggtggaaggatcacttgagaccagcctgggcaacatagcgagaccctgtctctgaaaaagcaAAGTGCTAGGGGCAAAGGAAAATTGCAGACATATGTAACAATTGCTTTTATGTATTTCTGTTTAAACCGGCAAAAACTAAGTAAAcagttctaatttttattcttcacAATTTCTTAGTATGCATACTGACCTGctagcttattttctttttgttaaaaacttggaaaagttattaaggaaatttaaaaatgacaaatcaTTTGTTAACATGGTGTGAGAGAAAAATTATGGAAAGTAAAAAGTAAAGTTGAGCATTTCCTCCCTTCGTCATGTAATTTAAactgaagagtttttttttttttttttttttttttttttttttggttgcccaggctagagtatagtggtgcgatcagAGCTCATTTCGGCCTCAAGctgctgggctccagcaatcctcccacctcagcctctcaagtagctgagactacaggcatgtgccaccctgcccagctaattgtttattttttgtagagacgcgggggtctcactatgttgcctaggctgctctcgaacttctgggctcaagtgatcttcctactttggcctcctgaagtgttgggactACTGGTGTGAGCCATAACACCCAGCCTCTAAGAGTCTTACATTGCCACGTTAAGTAACACAGTTATTCCtaaattttctgcttttgttttcctttaaaaataggaTGATGATGCTGAAGCTATCCTTGCTGCAGACTTCGAAATTGGTCACTTTTTACGTGAGCGTATAATCCCGAGATCAGTGTTATATTTTACTGGAGAAGCTattgaagatgatgatgatgatgtaagTGAATTTGAATCCTGCAAAGAAATAATTGGGTGAGGGTATAGTGGTCAGAATTAGTAATAGATGAGTttagtttttaagaaacaggACATAATATAATTCAAAGTTAGGCTAATTACTGATGTTCTGTATATAGCTTTTCTGGGTTTTAAGTATGTCTCCTTAGGATTTTTGGATTCATTTAGCTTTTAATTCTATGCTAATGAGATTGTTCTGAGTTTGTGAAACTTTTTTATGTTTGGTTAGTGCTATAGATCTATTATGCCCTTGCCTTGACTTCACGGAAGTAGGACTTTTCTTAGTGCACAAGAAAACATTTACTGGGAGGCATAGAATTTCTATTCAAGGTAGTATTGAGTGATGATTAGGTTAAGATTAGGCTGCGTATAGATGTTTTGGATATGTTTATTGCTAAACGGCAATTGTTAGAGTAGGCTTTAGGTCCTTTTTGTACAGTGCATTCCACACTTAAGTGTGGGTGAGTAATATTTACAGTAATACTTGTCTGATCACCCATTTTATCCACGATTGTACTCTGTTCTTTATTATAAAttggcagtgagctgagtgaTTATTGCAGTCACTATATGTTAATTTATAATCAGCCCCTTGATAGGAAAGTAGGTTTTCTCTTTTAAGATACTAGTTTTACAGTGATGAATGTTACTAATGCTACTCTGAAATGTGTGTTACATTCACTCAACACTTatgctgtttttccttttcagtatGATGAAGAAGGTGAAGAAGCGGATGAGGTAATGTTTACCAAATGAGCAAATAATTCTCTGTGGTTAACACATTGAGAAGCAAATTGAATGACTTATGTATTCCTTTGCTATAATCATTCTGTGATTTGGgataaaaacattttggaaaacatgATTTTAGAATTCTACAGCCAAACAATGTATGTATAaggtttcaataaataaattgcaaaactcagcaacatttttttatttcaaataattttgttctGCTGCAGGGTTATCAGCTCTTTGAAGAAGTCAAAAGCTGCA
The Rhinopithecus roxellana isolate Shanxi Qingling chromosome 10, ASM756505v1, whole genome shotgun sequence DNA segment above includes these coding regions:
- the NAP1L1 gene encoding nucleosome assembly protein 1-like 1 isoform X8, whose translation is MMQNPQILAALQERLDGLVETPTGYIESLPRVVKRRVNALKNLQVKCAQIEAKFYEEVHDLERKYAVLYQPLFDKRFEIINAIYEPTEEECEWKPDEEDEISELKEKAKIEDEKKDEEKEDPKGIPEFWLTVFKNVDLLSDMVQEHDEPILKHLKDIKVKFSDAGQPMSFVLEFHFEPNEYFTNEVLTKTYRMRSEPDDSDPFSFDGPEIMGCTGCQIDWKKGKNVTLKTIKKKQKHKGRGTVRTVTKTVSNDSFFNFFAPPEVPESGDLDDDAEAILAADFEIGHFLRERIIPRSVLYFTGEAIEDDDDDYDEEGEEADEEGEEEGDEENDPDYDPKKDQNPAECKQQ
- the NAP1L1 gene encoding nucleosome assembly protein 1-like 1 isoform X4 is translated as MADIDNKEQSELDQDLDDVEEVEEEETGEETKIKARQLTVQMMQNPQILAALQERLDGLVETPTGYIESLPRVVKRRVNALKNLQVKCAQIEAKFYEEVHDLERKYAVLYQPLFDKRFEIINAIYEPTEEECEWKPDEEDEISEELKEKAKIEDEKKDEEKEDPKGIPEFWLTVFKNVDLLSDMVQEHDEPILKHLKDIKVKFSDAGQPMSFVLEFHFEPNEYFTNEVLTKTYRMRSEPDDSDPFSFDGPEIMGCTGCQIDWKKGKNVTLKTIKKKQKHKGRGTVRTVTKTVSNDSFFNFFAPPEVPESGDLDDDAEAILAADFEIGHFLRERIIPRSVLYFTGEAIEDDDDDYDEEGEEADEEGEEEGDEENDPDYDPKKDQNPAECKQQ
- the NAP1L1 gene encoding nucleosome assembly protein 1-like 1 isoform X5; protein product: MADIDNKEQSELDQDLDDVEEVEEEETGEETKIKARQLTVQMMQNPQILAALQERLDGLVETPTGYIESLPRVVKRRVNALKNLQVKCAQIEAKFYEEVHDLERKYAVLYQPLFDKRFEIINAIYEPTEEECEWKPDEEDEISEELKEKAKIEDEKKDEEKEDPKGIPEFWLTVFKNVDLLSDMVQEHDEPILKHLKDIKVKFSDAGQPMSFVLEFHFEPNEYFTNEVLTKTYRMRSEPDDSDPFSFDGPEIMGCTGCQIDWKKGKNVTLKTIKKKQKHKGRGTVRTVTKTVSNDSFFNFFAPPEVPESGDLDDDAEAILAADFEIGHFLRERIIPRSVLYFTGEAIEDDDDDYDEEGEEADEGYQLFEEVKSCSKLFQRWLQ